AACTGGGTAATGGGGGAATTGTCTCGTCTATTGAATCAAGATGACAAAGACATTACTGAAAGCCCTGTATCTGCAGATCAGCTTGCTGAAATGCTGACTCGACTCAAAGACAACACCATCTCCAGCAAAGCGGCTAAAACCGTAATTGAAGCTCTATGGGCTGGCGAAGGGTCGGTGGATGAAATCATCGAGAAGAAAGGTCTTAAGCAAGTATCTGACACAGGTGCTATTGAAGCCATCGTCGACGAGGTCATTGCAAACTGTCCTCAGCAGGTGGAGCAGTATGTAACCGCCGAACCAGACAAACGAGGCAAAATGGTTGGTTTCTTCGTTGGCCAGGTGATGAAAGCATCTAAAGGTGCTGCCAACCCTGGGCAAGTAAACCAAGTATTGAAAAAGAAACTGGATGCACTTTGCTAGTATCTTTTTAACCTCTTACAAGCCGGGTATACCACCCGGCTTTTTTTATGCCCTTCCCCCTCATCTTTCCCCATGCCCCACCTTGACACAAGGTGTTCAATTTTTGTTCAAAAAATTGAAACACAGTGTTGGCATTCTAGTTGCAATATTCTTGATGTTCTTAAGGAAACTCAAAATTACAAATAGGAAACAGGGGAGACTGCAAGATGGGCGCAGCAGAAGAACTATTCATTGAATCTTATGATCTAAAAGACGACGAACCTACGAAAGAGAAAGGGAAAAGAGGCCGCAAGAACACTGCCGCTAAGCGACTGGCCGCACGAAGGAGCATTGAAGCCTACCAGGAAGAGCGTCAGCTCACCAAAAATCTTGAAGAATTCTGGTTTGATGAACTTTAAAACGCATTAAACCTACCAGAACCATAGGTAACACCCTGTTACCTATGGTCACACACAAACCGTCACCACCCCACTTAAAAATCAACCACTTAGTCAGAAAAGCCCTGCAAAAACGCACCACAAAAGAGCAGATCTGCCCTTTCATAAAAATTTCATCGAAACGTCATATGTGGATTTCAGTCTTGCCCATAGCCCCAGCGAGGAACCATTGTTTGTGGTATCGAGAGCTGATCCAACACTCTGGCAACCACAAAGTCCACCATATCATCGATCGACTCAGGCTGATGATAAAATCCTGGTGCTGCTGGCATCACCACAGCCCCCATTCGACTCAACTTGAGCATATTCTCAAGATGAATCTCCGATAACGGCATTTCTCGGACCAACAAAATTAATTTCTTACGCTCTTTCAATACAACGTCGGCCGCACGCTCAATCAAATTGTTACTCGCACCACAAGCAATCGCCGATAGTGTGCCGGTACTGCACGGACAAATCACCATTTGCCCTGGGCCACTTGACCCTGACGCCACAGGAGCTAACCAGTCTTCACGGCCAAAGACCTGAAGCAAGTTGTCGCCAATGTCGTATTTTTCGACCAAATACGCCTTTAATGCATCTGGATTGGCAGGCCAGCTTTCTTCTGTCTCTGTGGTAATTACCATTTGCGCCGCTTTCGATACCATTAAGAATACCGGCACATTCTGGGCAAACAGGCACTCCATCAAACGCATGCCATATTGCACACCGGAAGCACCTGTCATTGCGACAGTAACGGGCGTTAATTGATTAGATTGAGTCTGCATACTTCTCTCAATTTCTGGACTGCAAAGTTGCTAATTGATCTAAAAGTTTTTGATGAATACCACCAAAGCTCCCATTGCTCATACAGACAATGTGAGTCCCTGGCTTCGCAGCTGCGCACACCTGCATAATCAATTCATTCAAATCCGTGACCACGATATTGTGAGGCGCATCACCAAGGTAGTCGGCTAACTGATAATCCAGAGTGTCAGCCTGATACCAATAGCTTCTGTCTGCGGATTTTACCGAGGCTTCCAAAAGGTCGTTATGAACACCCATTTTCATCGTATTAGAACGAGGCTCTAACACTGCAATAATCGGCTGCTCCCCTACTCGGCTTCGAACACCTTCCAGAGTTAAACGAATGGCGGTTGGGTGATGTGCAAAGTCATCATAGACAGTAACACCTGCGACTTGCCCCTTTACTTCCAGACGACGTTTTACATTTTTAAAATTCCCCAAGGCATCAGCTACCACCTCGGGTAAAATACCGATACTTCGCGCAGCCGCAAAGACGCCCAAAGCGTTTGATAC
Above is a genomic segment from Litoribrevibacter albus containing:
- a CDS encoding PA3496 family putative envelope integrity protein — translated: MGAAEELFIESYDLKDDEPTKEKGKRGRKNTAAKRLAARRSIEAYQEERQLTKNLEEFWFDEL
- a CDS encoding flavin prenyltransferase UbiX, which translates into the protein MQTQSNQLTPVTVAMTGASGVQYGMRLMECLFAQNVPVFLMVSKAAQMVITTETEESWPANPDALKAYLVEKYDIGDNLLQVFGREDWLAPVASGSSGPGQMVICPCSTGTLSAIACGASNNLIERAADVVLKERKKLILLVREMPLSEIHLENMLKLSRMGAVVMPAAPGFYHQPESIDDMVDFVVARVLDQLSIPQTMVPRWGYGQD